One window of the Esox lucius isolate fEsoLuc1 chromosome 8, fEsoLuc1.pri, whole genome shotgun sequence genome contains the following:
- the foxf2b gene encoding forkhead box protein F2 produces the protein MTTEISQQQLDPPPPLRSSPGTGVLHPTIMNPQSAVDSSSAVAKGKKASSGLRRPEKPPYSYIALIVMAIQSSPTKRLTLSEIYQFLQARFPFFRGSYQGWKNSVRHNLSLNECFIKLPKGLGRPGKGHYWTIDPASEFMFEEGSFRRRPRGFRRKCQALKPMYRMMNGIGFGTSILPQSFDFQPPSGSLACHSNGYNLDMMTNSMAGGYDGLGGGHHVPHMSPSPGSTYMASCPVASNGDYGGPDSSNSPVPSSPAMSSALDGHSHSPYAGTSGHWASTGGSPYIKQQPLASSSAASSGLHSGMSPYSLEQSYLHQNARDTADISVGIPRYQSHSSPVCDRKDFVLNFNGISSFHPSATGSYYHHHHHHHQSLCQDVKPCVM, from the exons ATGACGACCGAGATCTCTCAGCAGCAGCTGGACCCACCGCCTCCCCTGAGGTCCAGCCCGGGCACCGGCGTCCTGCACCCCACCATTATGAATCCACAGTCGGCCGTAGACAGCTCATCAGCGGTTGCCAAAGGCAAGAAGGCAAGCTCCGGCCTCAGGCGGCCTGAGAAACCGCCCTACTCCTACATTGCACTCATCGTTATGGCCATACAGAGCTCACCCACCAAGAGGCTCACGCTAagtgaaatatatcagtttctTCAGGCCCGGTTCCCCTTTTTCAGAGGATCCTACCAGGGATGGAAAAATTCTGTCAGGCACAATCTCTCCCTGAACGAGTGCTTCATCAAGCTGCCCAAAGGGCTAGGCAGGCCGGGGAAAGGCCACTATTGGACGATCGATCCAGCCAGCGAGTTCATGTTCGAAGAGGGCTCATTCCGACGCAGACCCAGAGGCTTTCGGAGAAAATGCCAAGCCCTGAAGCCTATGTACCGGATGATGAACGGCATAGGCTTTGGTACGTCCATTTTACCACAGAGCTTTGATTTTCAGCCACCCTCTGGGTCTCTGGCGTGTCATAGCAACGGTTACAATTTGGACATGATGACCAATTCCATGGCTGGTGGTTACGACGGGTTGGGTGGCGGCCACCACGTACCTCACATGTCCCCTAGCCCCGGATCCACGTATATGGCCAGCTGTCCGGTAGCGTCCAACGGAGACTACGGAGGACCAGACAGCAGCAACAGCCCTGTGCCCTCGTCCCCGGCTATGTCCAGCGCGTTGGACGGACACAGTCATTCTCCATACGCCGGTACCTCCGGACACTGGGCTTCAACCGGCGGCTCCCCGTATATAAAGCAGCAGCCTCTGGCCTCCAGCAGCGCGGCGTCCTCTGGGCTACATTCCGGCATGTCCCCCTACTCCCTGGAGCAGAGCTACCTCCACCAGAACGCAAGGGACACCGCGGATATCTCAG TGGGGATCCCTCGCTACCAGAGCCACTCGTCACCAGTGTGCGACAGAAAGGATTTTGTCCTGAACTTTAACGGCATCTCCTCGTTCCATCCCTCAGCCACCGGATCATattatcatcaccatcaccaccatcaccaaaGTCTTTGTCAAGACGTCAAGCCGTGCGTGATGTAG
- the LOC105026386 gene encoding forkhead box protein Q1: MKLEVFSASHFLHKPMEVRSHSDAEASVPSPLSGDELGSDGDCVANSPAPATPNSGDGKGKPYTRRPKPPYSYIALIAMAIRDSCSGRLTLAEINDYLMKKFPFFRGSYTGWRNSVRHNLSLNDCFLKVLRDPSRPWGKDNYWMLNPHSEYTFADGVFRRRRKRISKSRSDIGGSIKDTENRDSQIPDEETRISTTPSALPREERVMGATFSSSSSSFSIDSILSKPFIRREDRDHTDTDTAHANPGANRLYWPAGAHHMLPYALAYPPASPAMGHPHASHSYHQVSPGTTHMLHAYRCSLVEPAERSRDPLTTLMTSHGHLPSTAADFSSVKMHKARGGSCHPFQIDALLS, from the coding sequence ATGAAACTTGAGGTGTTCTCCGCTAGCCACTTCCTTCACAAGCCTATGGAGGTACGCAGTCACAGTGATGCGGAAGCGAGCGTCCCATCTCCCTTATCCGGAGATGAACTGGGCTCGGACGGGGACTGTGTTGCCAACAGCCCGGCACCTGCCACCCCGAACAGTGGCGATGGTAAGGGCAAGCCCTACACCCGTAGACCAAAGCCGCCCTACTCCTACATTGCACTCATCGCCATGGCCATCCGGGACTCCTGCAGTGGTCGGTTGACTCTGGCTGAGATCAACGACTACCTGATGAAGAAGTTTCCTTTCTTCCGTGGCAGCTACACCGGCTGGAGGAACTCCGTGCGCCACAACTTGTCACTGAACGACTGTTTCCTTAAGGTGCTCCGCGACCCGTCCAGACCCTGGGGCAAAGACAACTACTGGATGCTGAACCCGCACAGTGAGTACACCTTCGCGGACGGGGTGTTCCGCCGCAGGAGGAAGCGCATAAGTAAGAGCCGGTCGGACATTGGTGGTTCTATTAAAGACACCGAGAACCGGGACAGCCAGATACCGGACGAGGAAACTCGCATCTCTACCACTCCATCTGCACTCCCCAGGGAGGAAAGGGTGATGGGAGCCACGTTCTCTAGCTCTTCCAGCTCCTTCTCCATCGATAGCATCCTCAGCAAGCCCTTCATTAGGAGGGAGGATAGAGACCACACCGATACGGACACTGCACATGCCAATCCCGGGGCCAATCGTCTCTACTGGCCGGCTGGTGCCCACCACATGCTGCCCTACGCTCTGGCTTATCCACCAGCATCCCCTGCTATGGGGCACCCACACGCATCGCACTCGTACCATCAGGTCAGCCCTGGAACGACGCACATGCTGCACGCGTACAGGTGCAGTCTCGTGGAGCCAGCAGAACGTAGCAGGGACCCACTCACAACTCTCATGACGTCACATGGCCACTTGCCAAGCACCGCGGCTGATTTCTCCTCTGTGAAGATGCACAAAGCTCGTGGTGGCAGCTGTCATCCTTTCCAGATAGACGCATTACTCTCCTAA